ATTACAGCGAAAAATTAGGCGACGATGATCTGGTGTTGGTGTGCAGTCCTAGTCTATTGAAGAGTCAAATGGGCTTAAGCGTTGAGCAGATAGTAAAACAGCGTCCACCCATTGGTGTATTTAATCCTAGACGAAAACTAGACTGGCAAGTGTGGTGCGACCATTACCAAGTTCCAATGCCCACTTTCCACAGTAACTTGACGTTCGATGTCTCTATTCAAGCTGTGCAAGCCGCAATTCGCTCGCTTGGTGTCTTGGTCACTCATCGCCTATTTGTAAAAGATGATATAAGCCACGGTATGTTGGTTGAGCTTGGAGAGCCAGTCCCTAATCCACACCAGGATTTCTATTTTGTTTGCCCTAACAACAAATTGAAACAAGAAAGTGTGCTACAACTAAGAGCATGGTTAAGGCATGAATTCACACGCAAAGCTGACGCTCAATAGTGATTCAATAAGCAATAACGAATAGAACCCAACCATAACGTCAAAAATAAGATCTAAACCATCTAACAATAAAGCTAGCTTATAAGAGGACACTATGATTATTACCACCACGCAATCTGTCGAAGGCAAACGCATTGTCGATTACAAAGGAGTTATTGCCGGAGAAGCCATTCTAGGAGTGAACGTTTTCAAAGATATGTTTTCAGGAACTCGTGACTTTGTGGGTGGACGTTCTGGCACTTACGAAAAAGAGCTAGAGAAAGCACGTAACTACGCATTCAAAGAGTTGGAGCAAAAAGCGATAGAAGCAGGTGCCAACGCGGTAGTTGGTGTTGATATCGATTACGAAGTCTTAGGCACAGGTAATGGCATGCTGATGGTTTCAGCAAGTGGCACAGCGGTTGTCGTAGCTTAATAGAGCAGGTAAACACGAAAATGTGTTACGTAACGATTAACCCTTCCTATCAAACTTGGAAGGGTTAAATTGTACTCATCTAGACATGAACGTCCATTCAGCAGTCAGCCAATCACATCACCGAATACTGTTTGTCGTTAATATTACTCTTCTCGAAGCGCTTCGAAGCGGTCTAGGCCTCGCAACATTTCAAAATCCGGCTCTTCAGCTAACAGTTCTCTCATTGAGCCACTAGCTTCAATAGCGCGCTCTAAATCATCGATAGACTGAGCTTCTGCTCCTAATCTTGCGTATGAGCAAGCCCGTTGATACAAAGCGTGAGCATTTTGATCATCGACTTCTAATACACGATTACATAGACTCATTGCCCAGTGGTATTCCTGCATATCCATAGCAGCATCGGCTTTAGAGGTTAGCGCTTCTAAATCTCCAGGACGAATCTTTAATATTTCATCATAGATTTCAATCTTTTGTTCTGCCGTTTGCGCATTCTGCGCTCTCAACCACAAGTTATGAATCTCATTGATAATTTCAATCTCTCGGTTATTATCCGAGATGATTCTAGTCTTACGCTTAAGATCCCTTTCAAGAACATTGAATTTCTTCTCATAGTCTTGAGCAATAGAATTAAGTCGCTGATCGGCCATTTCTTTAGTGGTATGTTTGAGCTCTTTAATTGATTGCCAACCAACCAAGGCAATGAGTGAAGCAACACCGGCAATGATATAGAAAAAATACGTCACAGTGACATTCGCATAGTTCAGTGACTTGTCAGCCACAGAAAGCTCACGATCCGTCATTTGAATGGTTAAGCGTCTTTCAAGATCTTGCTGTTCCATTCGCAACTGCTTCAACTCGTCTAAGATATAACGTTCCATCAGCGGTCTATCTAAATACTCTTGTTCTGAGTAAGTAACCTCCTCGCTTGCAAAGCTCATGGTTGTTACCAGTGAGAACACTGCAATCAATAGGATTCGAAGCATTTACATATTCCTTATATATTTCATGGTTGTGTCACTGTGTCTCCTAAATGAGAGACAAGCGATAAAGCCGGCAATTTTAAACTTCAGCATTATTCGTAAAAAAACCATAGCATACTCACTATGGTTTTCTTATTTCTATTTAGTTATTTAGTTTGAGTATTAAGCATCATTTGCCAGTACTCACATTTAGCTAAGAACTCTTTTAAGTAAAGCTCTGGGTTAGCAAGCTTCTCACCGCCTTTCACATCAGCACCAGTCACTCGCCAAAAGTTATGAATCACTAAATTTCTGTGGTCAATAAATTCGTTAATTTCGCTTTTTTTAAGAGGAAGCTGCGCACCAAACGTTTGTTCATAAAAACTCAGCGACGAGTCTTGTTCACTTGGTTTTTCTCTTAAAAATGTATCCAAGTTCAAGCCTAGTTGCTGCTGCCTTTCCTTTGGTAGTGCTTTAGCTAATCTAGAAATAACATTGAATAGAGCTAACTCAACTTTTTGCGCTGCTAATAAAGACGCACCTAGAAGCGCATTCTCACTGGAAATGTGTTGCTCTGTTGGTGATACGGTAGCTATTGTCACTTTATTAACCTCTAATAATCATAACTGGTGTTACTGTACTAAGTTCGATTTACTGAACTTAGTGTTGCCTTGCTTACGCTATTTTGTTGATTTGAATAGCGTCTTGTAATTGAGTACGTCCAGCATCAATAATGAGGAAGCCGGATGCGTCATCATTCTTCTCAACTCGCACCTGGCCGTTGAAGCCACTTTGCGACAATTTTTTTGCTAACTGCTCTGGCGCCGTTTCAAAAACAATATCCATGAAAGGCAAAAGCTCAGCATCAACAAAGCCATACTCGTTAAACCGTTCCATTGCTTGAGATAAATGGTCTGAGTCCGTGAATTCAATAATCTCTACTACTTCTTCCAACAACATTTTCGATTCCATATTCGCCAGAAAGTGACTAACACAAACACGTACGTTTTGCTTACATACATTTTTGTGCTCAAAGACAATCCTTAAGTTATCGCAAAATCATAACATATTAACACTCGTAAAATAGGCTTTATTTACCTCTAAGCTATTGGGAATACTAGAGAACAATAGAAAACTAGTCAGGCGTGCTCAAGCCAATATCGTCTGTTTAAGTGCGGTAATCTGTTGGAGGTTTCAAGCTAGAATAGACTGAGAATCACTCGTTTCAACAATTGACTCTTTCAACAAACCAGCATAAATACCATTCAGAGCAACCAACGATTGATGGTTACCTTGTTCGACAATTTCTCCCTTCTCCAACACCAAAATTGTATCAGAATGACGAACAGTGCTCAGACGGTGTGCAATCGCAATCACGGTTTTTTCCCTGAAAAGACGCTGCATCGCTTTTTGGATGAGATCCTCGGTAATGGAATCCACCGAGCTAGTTGCTTCATCAAGCATCATCAACTGCCCACCCTGGGCGACCGCTCTTGCGAACGAAATAAGCTGCGTTTGCCCCACAGACAAATTTGAGCCGTTCTTTTCCAAGTGGAAGTCATAACCTTGTGGCAATTGTTCAATAAACTTATCGGCGTAAACATAACGCGCTGCCTGCTCAACCTCGGTTTTAGATAAATGCGTTTTACCCAACGCAATATTGAACTGAATTGTCTCTTCAAATAAGTGCACGTCTTGCATCATCATTGAGAACAAATGAGCTGAGTCTTCGCTTGAAATCTGCGACAGCTCAATACCATTCAATAAAATGCTGCCCTCATAGTTTTGATAAGTTTTAGAGATCAAACGCAGAATCGTAGACTTGCCAGATCCAGTGGAACCGACAAGCGCAATTTGATGTCTCTTCTCCAATACAAAAGAGACATTTTTCAACACATACGGAGCATCGCCTTTGTAGCGGAAACTCACGTTCTTAAACTCAAGGCTCTCAAACTGCTCTAGCTGTTTTTCAACCTTGTTTGATGGCAATAAATGACATTCTTCCTCTTCAGTTGGCTCAACAAACAGCTCTTCTATATGGTCAAACGCCGCGAATGAACTCTGAATCGAAGCGATCTGCGAGGTAAAATCACGGATCGGGACAAACACTTTCTCTAACGTGTTGATGAAGGCGATCAACACACCTAAGGTTAGTGCGCCTTTAATCACTTGCTCAGAGCCATACCAAATCATGATCGCGATGGTGATTGAGGTAATGCCAGAGATAAACGAAAACAGAATCGCATCGTATTTATTGATCTTTTTCTGCGCTCTCAAAAACTCATCAGTATAGCCTTGGTAGCGCTGCTCAACTTGTCCTTCCGCTCGGTACATCTGAACCGTTTTCATGCCAAACAAAACTTCTTGTAGAAAGCCAATTCCACGAGCAAGCGAAGATCGCGTGACTTTATACAGAGCGCGAAGCCGGTTTCTGACATACACCGTCAAGTACATCACTGGTGGCATGATAATCAACACAATCATCGTTAACTGCCAGTCAATAAAGAACATCATCACCAACAGAGCAATAGTATTAATACTGTCTTTAACAAGCCCAACAACCGACTGAACAAATGTCTCGCCGATGGTTTCCAAGTCACTGGTTAACCGTGAAAGTGTTACTCCAATAGGTGTGTTATCAAAATAGCGGCGCGGCAGTTTAAGCACACGAGAAAACAACACGGAGCGCATGTCCGTGATGGTATATTGACCCGTTTTACGCAGGTTATACGAATAGGTGGTATCCACCACATAACTCGCCACTAGCACGGCAACCAAGTAGAAAATGTACTCGAGCAGTCCATCCATATCCCCATGGCTCAAATGAACATCGATCACTTGAATGATAAGCCAAGGAAACAATAAGCTTGTGAGGACAGAGAGCGGAAGCATAGCAATACCCAGAATCGCAGAGCCTTTGTATTTCTTAGCAAACTTAAAAAAGTGCTTGAGGTACTTGAGATCAACACCTTTTAACATGCTGTTGCCTCCGTTTCATTCTGCTGTAATTGCCATGTGTCGTAATAATAATCGCACGATTTTAGTAACGTGGCATGGCTGCCCTTGGCAATGACCTTACCTTCATTTAACACGATAATTTCGTCCATATATTCAAGGGCATTTACACGGTGTGAAACCACAAGAACAGACTGATTTTCTAAGCGTTTAAACAAGCCTTCCAATATTTTTCGTTCTGTTTCATAGTCGACAGCGGATAAAACGTTATCCATGATGATCAGATCGGTCGGTTGCAACAGGGCTCGCGCAATACTCAGACGCTGCTTCTGGCCACCCGACAGCATGATGCCTTTTTCACCAACTAAGGTTTGATCTCCACCTTCAAAGCGTGTGACATCACCGGCCAACTGGCTGAGTTCCAGCACTTCATCAACCTGACTTTTCGCCAAATCTGTATCTAGACTACCAAAACGAATATTGTCTTCGACGGTTGCGGAAAACAGGTAAGGATC
This genomic window from Vibrio toranzoniae contains:
- a CDS encoding ABC transporter ATP-binding protein, producing the protein MLKGVDLKYLKHFFKFAKKYKGSAILGIAMLPLSVLTSLLFPWLIIQVIDVHLSHGDMDGLLEYIFYLVAVLVASYVVDTTYSYNLRKTGQYTITDMRSVLFSRVLKLPRRYFDNTPIGVTLSRLTSDLETIGETFVQSVVGLVKDSINTIALLVMMFFIDWQLTMIVLIIMPPVMYLTVYVRNRLRALYKVTRSSLARGIGFLQEVLFGMKTVQMYRAEGQVEQRYQGYTDEFLRAQKKINKYDAILFSFISGITSITIAIMIWYGSEQVIKGALTLGVLIAFINTLEKVFVPIRDFTSQIASIQSSFAAFDHIEELFVEPTEEEECHLLPSNKVEKQLEQFESLEFKNVSFRYKGDAPYVLKNVSFVLEKRHQIALVGSTGSGKSTILRLISKTYQNYEGSILLNGIELSQISSEDSAHLFSMMMQDVHLFEETIQFNIALGKTHLSKTEVEQAARYVYADKFIEQLPQGYDFHLEKNGSNLSVGQTQLISFARAVAQGGQLMMLDEATSSVDSITEDLIQKAMQRLFREKTVIAIAHRLSTVRHSDTILVLEKGEIVEQGNHQSLVALNGIYAGLLKESIVETSDSQSILA
- a CDS encoding heavy metal-binding domain-containing protein, translating into MIITTTQSVEGKRIVDYKGVIAGEAILGVNVFKDMFSGTRDFVGGRSGTYEKELEKARNYAFKELEQKAIEAGANAVVGVDIDYEVLGTGNGMLMVSASGTAVVVA
- a CDS encoding tetratricopeptide repeat protein, which codes for MLRILLIAVFSLVTTMSFASEEVTYSEQEYLDRPLMERYILDELKQLRMEQQDLERRLTIQMTDRELSVADKSLNYANVTVTYFFYIIAGVASLIALVGWQSIKELKHTTKEMADQRLNSIAQDYEKKFNVLERDLKRKTRIISDNNREIEIINEIHNLWLRAQNAQTAEQKIEIYDEILKIRPGDLEALTSKADAAMDMQEYHWAMSLCNRVLEVDDQNAHALYQRACSYARLGAEAQSIDDLERAIEASGSMRELLAEEPDFEMLRGLDRFEALREE